A genomic window from Salvia miltiorrhiza cultivar Shanhuang (shh) chromosome 5, IMPLAD_Smil_shh, whole genome shotgun sequence includes:
- the LOC131024514 gene encoding uncharacterized protein LOC131024514 — protein sequence MAAKPLTTEAIALTEKKMDMSLDDIIKMSKTRAMKPNKQRVSNKGQKSFNNASQDKGLKVKRFMDTRTSFRQGALAQRRSNFQGNQFPLATEAAKKAAVAPIRNRASNRSRPFNVNKSRAGALTFQRNSATGAGFSVKKPLQKPVQQASLGSKQKPQTLDSLFANMKEQRMRVLSHQNNGSRRNGRSQPVVPWARRYSQN from the exons ATGGCGGCTAAGCCCCTAACTACTGAGGCAATCGCTCTTACAGAGAAGAAAATGGATATGTCATTAG ATGACATCATCAAAATGTCAAAGACTCGTGCAATGAAGCCTAACAAACAAAGAGTTTCT AATAAGGGTCAGAAATCGTTCAACAATGCCTCCCAAGATAAAGGTTTGAAAGTCAAAAGGTTTATGGACACAAGAACTTCCTTCAGACAG GGTGCCCTTGCTCAGAGGAGGTCAAACTTTCAGGGAAATCAGTTCCCTTTGGCAACTGAAGCTGCTAAAAAGGCTGCTGTTGCTCCAATTCGCAACAGAGCTTCCAATCGGAGTAGGCCATTCAATGTTAATAAATCAAG GGCTGGGGCCTTGACTTTCCAGAGGAATTCTGCAACTGGAGCTGGCTTCAGTGTGAAG AAACCACTACAAAAACCAGTGCAGCAAGCGTCTCTAGGCTCCAAACAGAAGCCTCAAACCTTGGACTCGCTTTTTGCTAACATGAAAGAACAAAGAATGAGGGTCTTGTCTCATCAGAATAACGGGTCAAGAAGAAATGGAAGGAGCCAGCCTGTAGTGCCATGGGCGAGACGATATAGCCAAAACTAG